One window of the Lonchura striata isolate bLonStr1 chromosome 9, bLonStr1.mat, whole genome shotgun sequence genome contains the following:
- the TOR3A gene encoding torsin-3A encodes MGRAGLPGPRGLGCCVLVLLLLLGGSGSPGTAPPPRAEQRGPVPERGPWGGVRYEAVKKHLGAVGALSKRYWQYLACRVWQEGCEEEEEKPQEEREAGPIPGWGLPLVGQDYLEILSAWYCSFGKCCETGDCRIINNITGLEADLHGQLHGQHLAKDVVVRAVQGFLQSPRPRKALVLSFHGWSGTGKNFVARMVASHLYRDGLRSDCVRVFVSLLHFPHHNYVDSYKAQLQRQISETLQRCRQALLIFDEAEKLHSNLLDAIKPFMAQHGSEGQADQQRSIFLFLSNLGGNTINEVALDFWRAGRAREEISLELLEQRLRLELQEAAENSYAHSQLLRENLIDFVVPFLPLEYHHVKLCARDAFLARGLPYTEATLDQVAQMMVFVPKEEKLFSAQGCKSVPQRINYFLP; translated from the exons atgggccgggccgggctgccgGGCCCCCGCGGGCTCGGCTGCTgcgtgctggtgctgctgctgctcctgggcggCTCGGGCAGCCCCGGGACCGCGCCACCGCCCCGGGCAGAGCAGCGGGGACCCGTCCCGGAGCGGGGGCCGTGGGGCGGGGTGAGGTACGAAGCCGTGAAGAAGCATCTGGGAGCTGTGGGCGCTCTCTCCAAGCGCTATTGGCAGTATCTGGCGTGCAGGGTGTGGCAGGAGGGctgcgaggaggaggaggagaagccgCAAGAAGAGCGAGAGGCCGGTCCCATCCCAG GCTGGGGTTTACCTCTGGTGGGCCAGGATTACCTGGAGATCCTCTCTGCCTGGTACTGCAGCTTCGGCAAGTGCTGTGAGACAGGAGATTGCAGGATAATCAACAACATCACAG ggctggaggcagacCTCCATGGGCAGCTCCACGGGCAGCACTTGGCCAAGGACGTGGTTGTGCGGGCGGTGCAGGGGTTCCTGCAGAGCCCACGGCCCCGCAAGGCTCTGGTCCTGTCCTTCCATGGCTGGTCTGGCACAGGGAAGAACTTTGTGGCTCGGATGGTGGCCAGTCACCTGTACCGGGACGGGCTGAGGAGTGACTGTGTCAGGGTGTTCGTGTCCCTCCTCCACTTCCCACACCACAACTACGTGGACTCCTACAAG GcccagctgcagaggcagaTCAGCGAGACCCTGCAGCGCTGCAGGCAGGCCCTGCTCATCTTCGACGAGGCCGAGAAGCTGCACTCCAACCTCCTGGATGCCATCAAGCCCTTCATGGCTCAACACGGCAGCGAGGGCCAGGCGGATCAGCAGAGGTctatcttcctcttcctcag CAATCTTGGTGGCAACACCATCAATGAGGTGGCCCTGGACTTCTGGCGAGCCGGCCGGGCACGGGAGGAGATCTCcttggagctcctggagcagcgGCTgcggctggagctgcaggaggctgcag agaaCAGTTATGCCCACAGCCAGCTCCTCAGAGAGAACCTGATTGATTTCGTGGTGCCGTTCCTGCCTCTGGAGTATCACCACGTGAAGCTCTGTGCACGGGACGCCTTCCTGGCCCGTGGGCTTCCCTACACCGAGGCGACGCTTGACCAGGTGGCCCAGATGATGGTGTTTGTCCCCAAAGAGGAGAAGCTTTTCTCTGCACAGGGCTGCAAATCTGTGCCCCAGCGTATCAATTATTTCCTTCCTTGA
- the FAM20B gene encoding glycosaminoglycan xylosylkinase isoform X1, with amino-acid sequence MKLKQRVVLLAILLVIFIFTKVFLIDNLDTSAANREDQRAFQRMLAGLRVALDPRLEHTLQSPWEIAAQWVVPREVYPEDTPELGAVMHAMTTKKIIKADVGYKGTQLKALLILEGGQKVVFKPKRYARDYIVEGEPYAGYDRHNAEVAAFHLDRILGFRRAPLVVGRFVNLRTEIKPVATEQLLGTFMTVGNNTCFYGKCYYCRETEPACADGDIMEGSVTLWLPDVWPLQKHRHPWGRTYREGKLARWEYDESYCDAVKKTSPYDSGPRLLDIIDTAIFDYLIGNADRHHYESFQDDEGASMLILLDNAKSFGNPALDERSILAPLYQCCIIRVSTWNRLNYLKNGVLKSALKTAMSHDPISPVLSTPHLDALDQRLLSILATVKQCTDQFGPDVVLVEDRMTLSHL; translated from the exons ATGAAGCTGAAGCAGCGAGTTGTGCTCTTGGCCATCCTCCTCGTCATCTTCATTTTCACCAAGGTTTTCCTCATCGACAACCTGGACACGTCGGCTGCCAACCGGGAGGACCAGCGCGCGTTCCAGCGGATGCTGGCGGGGCTGCGCGTGGCGCTGGACCCGCGCCTGGAGCACACGCTGCAGTCGCCCTGGGAGATCGCGGCGCAGTGGGTGGTGCCCCGCGAGGTGTACCCCGAGGACACCCCCGAGCTGGGCGCTGTCATGCACGCCATGACCACCAAGAAGATCATCAAAGCTGATGTGGGGTACAAAGGGACGCAGCTGAAAGCTTTGCTGATACTTGAAGGAGGACAGAAGGTTGTCTTCAAGCCCAAGAG ATATGCCAGGGATTATATAGTGGAAGGAGAACCCTATGCTGGCTACGACAGACACAACGCAGAAGTGGCAGCCTTTCACTTGGATAG AATCCTGGGTTTCCGCCGAGCCCCGCTGGTGGTTGGCAGGTTTGTGAATCTGCGCACAGAGATCAAACCAGTGGCcacggagcagctcctgggcacctTCATGACTGTGG gcaATAACACTTGCTTCTATGGGAAGTGCTACTATTGTCGGGAGACAGAGCCAGCCTGTGCAGATGGGGACATCATGGAGGGCTCAGTGACCCTGTGGCTGCCGGACGTTTGGCCGCTCCAGAAACACCGGCACCCCTGGGGCAGGACTTACCGGGAGGGCAAACTGGCCAG GTGGGAGTATGATGAGAGCTACTGCGACGCCGTGAAGAAAACATCCCCGTACGACTCGGGCCCGCGCCTGCTGGACATCATCGACACAGCCATCTTTGACTACCTGATCGGCAACGCCGACCGGCACCACTACGAGAGTTTCCAGGATGATGAGGGAGCCAGCATGCTCATCCTGCTGGACAATGCCAAAAG cttTGGAAACCCTGCCCTGGATGAAAGAAGCATCTTAGCTCCTCTCTATCAGTGCTGCAT CATCCGGGTTTCTACCTGGAACAGGCTGAATTACCTGAAGAACGGAGTCTTGAAGTCTGCCTTAAAAACTGCCATGTCGCATGACCCCATCTCACCTGTGCTCTCCACCCCTCACCTGGACGCCCTGGACCAGCGCCTCCTCAGCATCCTGGCTACAGTGAAGCAGTGCACAGACCAGTTTGGGCCAGATGTTGTGCTGGTGGAAGACAGGATGACTCTGTCTCACTTGTAA
- the FAM20B gene encoding glycosaminoglycan xylosylkinase isoform X2, whose amino-acid sequence MKLKQRVVLLAILLVIFIFTKVFLIDNLDTSAANREDQRAFQRMLAGLRVALDPRLEHTLQSPWEIAAQWVVPREVYPEDTPELGAVMHAMTTKKIIKADVGYKGTQLKALLILEGGQKVVFKPKRYARDYIVEGEPYAGYDRHNAEVAAFHLDRILGFRRAPLVVGRFVNLRTEIKPVATEQLLGTFMTVGNNTCFYGKCYYCRETEPACADGDIMEGSVTLWLPDVWPLQKHRHPWGRTYREGKLARWEYDESYCDAVKKTSPYDSGPRLLDIIDTAIFDYLIGNADRHHYESFQDDEGASMLILLDNAKSFGNPALDERSILAPLYQCCITES is encoded by the exons ATGAAGCTGAAGCAGCGAGTTGTGCTCTTGGCCATCCTCCTCGTCATCTTCATTTTCACCAAGGTTTTCCTCATCGACAACCTGGACACGTCGGCTGCCAACCGGGAGGACCAGCGCGCGTTCCAGCGGATGCTGGCGGGGCTGCGCGTGGCGCTGGACCCGCGCCTGGAGCACACGCTGCAGTCGCCCTGGGAGATCGCGGCGCAGTGGGTGGTGCCCCGCGAGGTGTACCCCGAGGACACCCCCGAGCTGGGCGCTGTCATGCACGCCATGACCACCAAGAAGATCATCAAAGCTGATGTGGGGTACAAAGGGACGCAGCTGAAAGCTTTGCTGATACTTGAAGGAGGACAGAAGGTTGTCTTCAAGCCCAAGAG ATATGCCAGGGATTATATAGTGGAAGGAGAACCCTATGCTGGCTACGACAGACACAACGCAGAAGTGGCAGCCTTTCACTTGGATAG AATCCTGGGTTTCCGCCGAGCCCCGCTGGTGGTTGGCAGGTTTGTGAATCTGCGCACAGAGATCAAACCAGTGGCcacggagcagctcctgggcacctTCATGACTGTGG gcaATAACACTTGCTTCTATGGGAAGTGCTACTATTGTCGGGAGACAGAGCCAGCCTGTGCAGATGGGGACATCATGGAGGGCTCAGTGACCCTGTGGCTGCCGGACGTTTGGCCGCTCCAGAAACACCGGCACCCCTGGGGCAGGACTTACCGGGAGGGCAAACTGGCCAG GTGGGAGTATGATGAGAGCTACTGCGACGCCGTGAAGAAAACATCCCCGTACGACTCGGGCCCGCGCCTGCTGGACATCATCGACACAGCCATCTTTGACTACCTGATCGGCAACGCCGACCGGCACCACTACGAGAGTTTCCAGGATGATGAGGGAGCCAGCATGCTCATCCTGCTGGACAATGCCAAAAG cttTGGAAACCCTGCCCTGGATGAAAGAAGCATCTTAGCTCCTCTCTATCAGTGCTGCAT AACGGAGTCTTGA